A window from Vigna angularis cultivar LongXiaoDou No.4 chromosome 7, ASM1680809v1, whole genome shotgun sequence encodes these proteins:
- the LOC128197816 gene encoding secreted RxLR effector protein 161-like has protein sequence MESIPYASVVGSLMYAQSCTRPDISFAVGMLGRYQSNPGMDHWKAAKKVLRYLQGTKEYMLTYRKSNHLEVIGYSDSDYAGCVDSRKSTFGYVYLLAGGAISWKSAKQSVIATSTMEAEFVACFEATVHALWLRNFVSRLGIIDSIARPIRIYCDNSAAIFFSKNDKYSKGAKHMDLKYLSVKEEVQKHRVLIEHIGTDLMIADSLTKGLPPKTFIGHVESMGIMDKSILT, from the coding sequence ATGGAGTCCATTCCTTATGCGTCAGTGgttgggagtttgatgtatgctcaaaGTTGTACTCGGCCAGATATCAGTTTTGCTGTTGGAATGTTAGGCCGATATCAAAGTAATCCCGGAATGGATcactggaaagctgcaaagaaagttcTTAGGTACTTACAAGGCACCAAAGAATACATGCTCACTTATAGAAAGTCAAATCATCTCGAAGTGATTGGCTATTCGGATTCAGACTATGCTGGATGTGTGGATTCAAGAAAATCCACATTTGGATATGTTTATCTATTAGCTGGAGGAGCAATTTCTTGGAAAAGTGCAAAACAATCAGTCATTGCTACTTCCACCATGGAGGCTGAATTCGTGGCATGCTTTGAGGCCACAGTTCATGCTTTGTGGTTGCGGAACTTTGTATCGAGGCTTGGCATTATTGACAGTATAGCTAGGCCGATAaggatttattgtgataattccGCAGCCATCTTCTTCTCTAAAAATGACAAGTACTCAAAGGGTGCTAAACACATGGATTTGAAATACTTGTCGGTCAAAGaagaagtgcagaaacataGAGTGTTGATTGAGCATATTGGTACTGATTTGATGATAGCAGATTCGTTAACTAAAGGACTACCGcccaaaacttttattggccatgTTGAAAGTATGGGCATTATGGATAAGTCAATATTAACATGA